A window of Brachybacterium fresconis contains these coding sequences:
- the wecC gene encoding UDP-N-acetyl-D-mannosamine dehydrogenase, with the protein MSPNVPLDTVSVIGLGYIGLPTAAVLAQAGKTVIGVDVKQSNVDAINAGTVPFVEEGLEAVVAGCVAQGKLSAQLDTPEADAYIVSVPTPFMGDHDADLSYIEAAARGIAPQLSGGELIVLESTAPPGATERMAEVILEARPEFTGEANLPNSLYFSHAPERVLPGRIMIEMVDNDRIIGGMTPEAAELNRELYASFCKGELLLTTARTAEMAKLTENAFRDVNIAFANELSIIADRQGIDVWELIELANHHPRVNILQPGPGVGGHCIAVDPWFIVSADRQHSNLIRTAREVNDSKPELVIEKVMEKAERFKDPTVAALGIAFKANIDDLRESPSRNIAGSLAEKLTEGKVLVVEPNVDELPPELAERDNVELAELDSALERADIVLLMVDHDPFKALDRDQLQEKIVIDTKGLWR; encoded by the coding sequence ATGAGCCCGAACGTTCCCCTCGATACCGTCAGCGTGATCGGTCTCGGCTACATCGGACTGCCGACCGCCGCGGTCCTCGCGCAGGCGGGCAAGACCGTGATCGGCGTCGACGTCAAGCAGTCCAATGTCGATGCGATCAATGCCGGCACGGTGCCGTTCGTCGAGGAGGGGCTCGAAGCCGTCGTCGCCGGCTGCGTCGCCCAGGGCAAGCTCTCCGCGCAGCTGGATACCCCCGAGGCCGATGCCTACATCGTCTCGGTCCCGACGCCCTTCATGGGTGACCACGATGCGGACCTCTCCTACATCGAGGCCGCTGCTCGCGGGATCGCCCCGCAGCTCTCCGGCGGCGAGCTGATCGTGCTGGAGTCCACCGCCCCTCCCGGAGCGACCGAGCGCATGGCGGAGGTCATCCTCGAGGCACGGCCCGAGTTCACGGGCGAGGCGAACCTCCCCAACTCCCTGTACTTCTCCCACGCACCCGAGCGCGTGCTGCCCGGCCGCATCATGATCGAGATGGTCGACAACGACCGCATCATCGGCGGCATGACCCCCGAGGCGGCGGAGCTGAACCGCGAGCTGTACGCGAGCTTCTGCAAGGGTGAGCTGCTGCTGACCACGGCCCGGACCGCCGAGATGGCGAAGCTGACCGAGAACGCCTTCCGCGACGTGAACATCGCCTTCGCCAACGAGCTCTCGATCATCGCCGACCGCCAGGGCATCGACGTGTGGGAGCTCATCGAGCTGGCCAACCACCACCCTCGCGTGAACATCCTCCAGCCCGGCCCGGGTGTGGGCGGGCACTGCATCGCCGTGGACCCGTGGTTCATCGTCTCCGCCGACCGCCAGCACTCCAACCTGATCCGCACTGCGCGCGAGGTCAACGATTCCAAGCCCGAGCTCGTGATCGAGAAGGTCATGGAGAAGGCGGAGCGCTTCAAGGATCCGACGGTTGCGGCCCTCGGCATCGCCTTCAAGGCGAACATCGATGACCTGCGCGAGTCCCCCAGCCGCAATATCGCAGGCTCCCTCGCCGAGAAGCTCACCGAGGGAAAGGTGCTCGTCGTGGAGCCCAACGTCGACGAGCTCCCCCCGGAGCTCGCCGAGCGCGACAACGTCGAGCTCGCCGAGCTGGACTCGGCACTCGAGCGAGCCGACATCGTGCTGCTGATGGTGGATCACGATCCCTTCAAGGCGCTCGACCGCGACCAGCTGCAGGAGAAGATCGTCATCGACACCAAGGGGCTCTGGCGGTGA
- a CDS encoding glycosyltransferase, with the protein MSESRNGRTWWSRGQAPSSTDSAARVTRSAAAEELLERARALAKDPSSFEQALGTYRDAVEAYDFDATVMLDYARFLIRNSRGSTAEEVLALALARNGALIDALEMYLELVRELDLPAHRATWALNQLRADIAANPASHRAALDYAVPHRMVDVLDTVGAGPDRVNRAIVQINQAYMDGSFSEATLAAAGEGLGANDVVRAHLTVALARGNRTVATELLKNADPRAIPQNALRRAIRRARGAGKDKQVIQYVEEYRKLLPNDGWAKRLQDEYQRNAVSNYQLGRTGFPFPTMRSKPLYEAQKDHVFYLLHNSLPHNSAGYATRTHGLLSELNRIGWNVDGVTRLGYPYDMPGKAELPDVPLHDVVGNVDYRRLLTGRQVEKKNPLFYYTERYSKALLELAKQERPAIIHAASNHWNGLTAVKTARQLGIPSIYEVRGLWEVTRGSRNPEWAQSNMFKYIARMEADAAKGATRVFAITEALRDEMISRGVDGDKINIVPNGVDTSRFTPIPKDEELASQLGVAGKTVIGYVGSVLDYEGIELMLEAAEVMNRTREDFHVLIVGDGAELERFQNYVEEHELEHVVTFTGRVPHEDVERYYSLIDITPFPRLSLPVCEMVSPLKPFEAMAMGKAVVSSDVAALKEIVTPGVNGYLHEKGSTESLIEQLTRLLDDPEHTRLIGAQARDWVVENRDWKLLAQVIANEYSRVAR; encoded by the coding sequence GTGAGCGAATCTCGCAACGGGCGGACCTGGTGGTCCCGCGGACAGGCTCCCTCGTCGACGGACAGTGCCGCCAGGGTCACCCGCTCCGCGGCCGCCGAGGAGCTCCTGGAGCGGGCCCGTGCCCTCGCGAAGGATCCCTCGTCGTTCGAGCAAGCTCTCGGCACCTACCGTGACGCCGTAGAAGCCTACGACTTCGACGCCACGGTGATGCTCGACTACGCCCGATTCCTGATCCGGAACTCGCGCGGCAGCACGGCCGAGGAGGTGCTCGCCCTCGCTCTCGCACGCAACGGCGCCCTCATCGATGCCCTGGAGATGTACCTCGAACTCGTCCGGGAGCTCGACCTGCCCGCCCACCGCGCGACCTGGGCCCTGAACCAGCTCCGTGCCGATATCGCCGCGAACCCCGCATCGCATCGGGCCGCGCTCGATTATGCGGTCCCGCACCGGATGGTTGACGTGCTCGACACGGTCGGCGCCGGCCCCGACCGCGTCAATCGAGCGATCGTGCAGATCAATCAGGCGTACATGGACGGATCCTTCTCCGAGGCCACCCTCGCTGCAGCGGGCGAGGGCCTGGGCGCGAATGACGTCGTCCGTGCGCATCTGACCGTTGCTCTCGCCCGCGGCAATCGCACCGTCGCGACGGAGCTGCTCAAGAACGCGGATCCCCGCGCCATCCCGCAGAACGCTCTGCGCCGCGCGATCCGTCGCGCACGGGGAGCCGGCAAGGACAAGCAGGTCATCCAGTACGTCGAGGAGTACCGGAAGCTGCTGCCGAACGACGGCTGGGCGAAGCGACTCCAGGACGAGTACCAGCGCAATGCCGTCAGCAACTACCAGCTGGGGCGGACCGGGTTCCCGTTCCCGACAATGCGTTCCAAGCCGTTGTACGAGGCGCAGAAGGACCACGTCTTCTACCTGCTGCACAACTCCCTTCCGCACAACTCCGCCGGCTACGCGACCCGTACCCACGGGCTGCTCTCGGAGCTGAACCGCATCGGCTGGAACGTGGACGGGGTGACGCGGCTGGGCTACCCCTACGACATGCCCGGCAAGGCCGAACTGCCCGACGTCCCCCTGCACGACGTGGTGGGGAACGTGGACTATCGTCGCTTGCTCACCGGGCGTCAGGTCGAGAAGAAGAATCCGCTGTTCTACTACACCGAGCGCTACTCGAAGGCGCTGCTCGAGCTCGCCAAGCAGGAGCGGCCGGCGATCATCCACGCCGCCTCGAATCACTGGAACGGCCTGACGGCGGTCAAGACCGCTCGCCAGCTCGGGATCCCGTCGATCTACGAAGTGCGCGGGCTCTGGGAGGTCACGCGCGGGTCGCGCAATCCCGAGTGGGCCCAGAGCAACATGTTCAAGTACATCGCGCGGATGGAGGCCGACGCCGCCAAGGGCGCGACCCGTGTCTTCGCGATCACCGAGGCGCTGCGCGACGAGATGATCAGCCGCGGCGTGGACGGCGACAAGATCAACATCGTCCCCAACGGTGTCGACACCTCGCGCTTCACGCCGATCCCGAAGGACGAGGAGCTCGCCTCGCAGCTGGGCGTCGCCGGCAAGACCGTGATCGGGTACGTCGGCTCGGTCCTGGACTACGAGGGCATCGAGCTGATGCTCGAGGCGGCCGAGGTCATGAACCGCACACGCGAGGACTTCCACGTCCTCATCGTCGGGGACGGCGCCGAGCTGGAACGCTTCCAGAACTACGTCGAGGAGCACGAGCTCGAGCACGTCGTCACCTTCACCGGTCGCGTGCCTCATGAGGACGTGGAACGCTACTATTCGCTCATCGACATCACCCCGTTCCCCCGGCTCTCGCTGCCGGTGTGCGAGATGGTCTCCCCGCTCAAGCCGTTCGAGGCCATGGCGATGGGCAAGGCCGTGGTCTCCTCCGACGTCGCCGCCCTGAAGGAGATCGTCACCCCCGGCGTGAACGGCTATCTTCATGAGAAGGGCAGCACTGAGTCGCTCATCGAGCAGCTCACGCGGCTGCTCGACGACCCGGAGCACACCCGACTGATCGGTGCACAGGCTCGCGACTGGGTCGTGGAGAACCGCGACTGGAAACTCCTGGCACAAGTAATCGCCAACGAATACTCGCGCGTTGCAAGATAG
- a CDS encoding ISL3 family transposase translates to MHENTGSQRDAASTIFNLPNYRVIDAVDLPDGSRRVVIASTVPPGCPSCGALATQVHSRRMQQVRDVPVAGATVVVWAKRRWFCLEPACARGTFAEATEQIPRYARSTTRLRDQVVSAVITSGRAASEVARAHGVSWWLVQAALSAAAVVLTDVEKTCVTRLGIDEHRYRSVRWFRTDQGSWRRFEPWMTTLVDLATGQVLGIVDGRDSATVGDWLAQRSEAWRERIEIVAIDPSAAFRKALRTYLPRAAVSVDKFHLVKLGNDMVTTIRQRLARTHRGRRGRKDDPAWAHRMLLLRGGDTLTPRAWERLEDVFRTDDPTDELSAAWGIKEQLRRLLATDTLAQAWDERMRMGYFAQIANMPEATKLYDTVVAWWDAIEVLIVTGATTARVEAANTGIKNIKRTGRGFRNAENYRMRILLTSAARTVA, encoded by the coding sequence GTGCACGAGAATACTGGTTCGCAGCGGGATGCTGCGAGCACGATCTTCAACCTGCCCAACTACCGCGTCATCGATGCCGTCGACCTGCCCGATGGCAGCCGGCGGGTGGTGATCGCCTCGACCGTCCCGCCGGGCTGTCCGTCCTGCGGGGCGCTCGCGACGCAGGTCCACTCCCGCCGGATGCAGCAAGTCAGGGACGTTCCCGTCGCCGGGGCGACGGTGGTGGTGTGGGCCAAGCGGCGCTGGTTCTGTCTCGAGCCGGCCTGCGCCCGGGGCACGTTCGCTGAGGCCACCGAGCAGATCCCCCGATACGCCCGCTCGACCACCAGGCTGCGCGATCAAGTCGTCTCGGCCGTGATCACCTCCGGCCGGGCAGCTTCCGAGGTCGCCCGGGCCCACGGCGTCTCGTGGTGGCTGGTCCAGGCCGCCCTCAGCGCCGCTGCCGTGGTCCTGACCGACGTCGAGAAGACGTGCGTGACCCGGCTGGGCATCGATGAGCACCGCTACCGGTCAGTGCGCTGGTTCCGCACCGATCAGGGCTCCTGGAGGCGGTTCGAGCCGTGGATGACGACACTGGTCGACCTGGCCACCGGGCAGGTCCTGGGCATCGTCGACGGCCGCGACAGCGCCACCGTCGGGGACTGGCTCGCCCAGCGCTCCGAGGCCTGGCGGGAGCGGATCGAGATCGTCGCGATCGACCCCTCGGCCGCGTTCCGCAAAGCACTACGGACCTACCTGCCCCGCGCCGCGGTCTCGGTCGACAAGTTCCACCTCGTAAAGCTCGGCAACGACATGGTCACCACCATCAGGCAGCGCCTGGCCCGCACCCACCGCGGTCGCCGGGGCCGCAAGGACGACCCGGCCTGGGCCCACCGGATGCTGCTGCTACGCGGCGGCGACACCCTCACCCCGCGAGCCTGGGAGCGGCTCGAGGACGTGTTCCGCACCGATGACCCCACCGACGAGCTCTCCGCCGCCTGGGGCATCAAGGAGCAACTCCGCCGCCTGCTGGCCACCGACACCCTCGCCCAGGCCTGGGACGAACGGATGCGGATGGGCTACTTCGCCCAGATCGCGAACATGCCCGAGGCGACAAAGCTCTACGACACCGTCGTGGCCTGGTGGGACGCGATCGAGGTCCTCATCGTCACCGGCGCGACCACCGCCCGCGTCGAGGCCGCGAACACCGGCATCAAGAACATCAAACGCACCGGCCGCGGATTCCGCAACGCGGAGAACTACCGGATGCGTATCCTGCTGACCAGCGCCGCGAGAACCGTAGCGTGA
- a CDS encoding heparinase II/III domain-containing protein, producing MVVQPSDLDHGVADRQAFGISYAKPDNQVDQLEIYKGGGLRLPPHPVWHGDRTDWAADPFGDRNWQFQHQTLRWLNPLRWAACEGDENARNEWIKVVQHWAERNVPASRASSIFSWKDMADGNRAIQLSLGAQLVGSSDNWFVDLLKYHRDWLLDESHIVGKNHGLHQHVGLLVVSATLRDTGALETAVTRMRRQFMTTFDDQGCNDEGSTVYHQLNLLWWTQAWKRAELEGHEPPEDIQKRLASGALALAHMTLPNGQIPQIGDSSRSRVSSDISGETEFLSSGGIRGCKPSATTLVLDGGYVMSRSGWGESRPLDQESHMLIRHGVHVNAHAHQDRGSLHIYAAGTRWLTDSGFHSYQKKDATRTYLASREAHNVALLKNTHHDARLPVELVSRSVTSSAHDFTLLDHGYPEANVRRRVVYLPGPDCWIVSDSAESNSKMPIVQHWQVEPGIKVRFRDRAFRLFGPKTSLTMTWLGSGAKLRAIEAADERVDAWVGVKWKTLKPGVRLTAESNSSASRLTTLIAPNAPQPLGIIDSRVTMTGDLALDLSRGESVWKIRSTRDGVSVDGA from the coding sequence ATGGTCGTTCAGCCTTCCGATCTTGACCACGGCGTAGCCGACCGGCAGGCATTCGGAATATCATACGCAAAGCCCGACAATCAGGTTGATCAACTGGAAATCTACAAGGGTGGCGGACTAAGATTGCCGCCCCATCCAGTCTGGCACGGCGATCGAACTGACTGGGCAGCAGACCCCTTCGGAGACCGAAACTGGCAATTTCAACATCAAACGCTTAGATGGCTCAATCCACTTAGGTGGGCGGCATGTGAGGGCGACGAAAACGCGCGCAACGAGTGGATCAAAGTGGTCCAACATTGGGCGGAGCGAAACGTTCCCGCCTCCCGCGCAAGTTCAATATTCTCGTGGAAGGACATGGCAGACGGAAACCGTGCCATTCAACTTAGCTTGGGCGCTCAACTTGTAGGATCCTCGGACAATTGGTTTGTGGACTTGTTGAAGTACCACAGAGACTGGCTACTCGATGAATCACACATCGTTGGCAAGAACCATGGATTGCATCAGCATGTAGGATTGCTGGTCGTGAGCGCGACACTGCGTGACACCGGTGCCCTGGAAACCGCCGTCACGAGGATGCGCAGGCAGTTCATGACGACGTTCGACGACCAAGGATGTAACGACGAGGGCTCAACCGTCTATCACCAGCTCAATCTTCTTTGGTGGACCCAGGCGTGGAAGCGGGCCGAGCTAGAAGGTCACGAACCACCGGAAGATATTCAGAAGCGACTTGCTTCCGGAGCTCTCGCGCTGGCTCATATGACATTACCAAATGGTCAGATTCCTCAGATCGGTGATTCCTCACGATCCCGGGTTTCCTCCGATATTAGCGGCGAGACAGAGTTTCTGAGTTCAGGTGGCATCCGAGGTTGCAAACCATCAGCAACGACGCTTGTATTGGATGGTGGCTACGTAATGTCCCGGAGTGGCTGGGGAGAGTCACGTCCGCTTGATCAAGAATCGCACATGTTGATACGGCATGGGGTGCACGTTAATGCGCACGCTCATCAAGATCGCGGGAGCCTCCACATCTATGCAGCCGGCACACGGTGGTTGACGGACTCGGGATTCCATAGTTATCAGAAGAAGGATGCGACTAGGACCTATCTTGCCTCCCGGGAAGCGCACAACGTTGCGCTACTTAAAAACACTCATCATGACGCTCGTCTACCGGTGGAGCTTGTCTCGCGAAGCGTGACTAGCTCGGCGCACGACTTCACCTTACTTGACCACGGTTATCCTGAGGCGAATGTTCGGCGACGAGTAGTGTATTTACCCGGGCCAGACTGCTGGATCGTGTCTGACTCTGCCGAGTCAAACAGTAAGATGCCGATAGTGCAGCACTGGCAGGTGGAGCCTGGGATCAAGGTGCGCTTCCGAGATCGAGCATTCCGGCTCTTTGGCCCGAAAACGAGTTTGACGATGACCTGGCTGGGTAGTGGTGCTAAACTACGCGCAATTGAGGCAGCCGATGAACGAGTGGACGCGTGGGTAGGCGTAAAGTGGAAAACGCTAAAGCCTGGCGTCCGTTTAACCGCGGAATCAAACTCGAGCGCGTCCCGACTTACCACGCTTATCGCCCCGAATGCGCCACAACCGTTAGGGATAATTGATTCTAGAGTCACTATGACGGGTGACTTAGCACTGGATTTGTCTCGTGGCGAGTCGGTGTGGAAGATCCGATCCACTCGAGACGGCGTATCAGTTGACGGGGCGTAG
- a CDS encoding transposase gives MVKIGRLNDHQLSLPIVETKELLLDFKAPPKPSLLVAELTSSVLTLRMLTPWIAVELDRGRVIVVSKRKKYTSEYRREVAALVLAADRLIPHTVGEVDVGALPLRRWAQQDRERRGPPLAPNAPLLAEEWEELKDLRRQSTSWRRATRPREDSHLLGFEATRAGCFELTDAA, from the coding sequence GTGGTCAAGATCGGAAGGCTGAACGACCATCAATTGTCCTTGCCTATTGTCGAAACTAAAGAACTTTTACTAGATTTCAAGGCACCGCCGAAACCAAGCTTGCTTGTCGCTGAGCTTACCAGTTCCGTGCTTACCCTGCGGATGCTGACGCCTTGGATCGCGGTCGAGCTTGACCGCGGGAGAGTTATCGTCGTGAGCAAGCGGAAGAAGTACACGTCAGAGTACCGGCGGGAGGTTGCGGCACTGGTGCTGGCTGCGGACCGACTGATCCCGCATACAGTCGGGGAGGTCGACGTGGGCGCGCTGCCGCTGAGACGCTGGGCCCAGCAAGATCGTGAGCGCCGGGGTCCGCCACTCGCACCGAATGCACCGTTGTTAGCTGAGGAATGGGAAGAGCTCAAGGATCTGCGGCGTCAGTCCACCAGCTGGAGGCGAGCAACGAGACCCCGGGAAGACAGTCACCTTCTTGGCTTCGAAGCCACCCGGGCGGGATGTTTTGAGCTGACGGACGCAGCGTAG
- a CDS encoding glycosyltransferase family 4 protein, translating into MKILLAPSNVADQSTSIATGLRKLGHDAQIWNYGPSPNGFRVDREFNPETAEDYFRVLETSIEEHFDVYHFHTARSLLPARGSLPQMWDLPLLRALGKRIIVSFHGSDVRKASHHVDDDPWSFYRFADIPCDEEKIDTRLAIIRTYAQAMTVSSVLDQVYVPEAAYLPKSLDLTAYPMTAPPNGRRPVVLHATRRRATKGTDIIEQELERLSRRFDVEVRIIEGAGHDELLREMAQADIVVEKLLGGDAGVLSLEAMALGKVAVARIRGEVLERHPSMPVANADPETFGEVMADLLASPGRRAVLGEAGRAYVEAEHSAESTGRLLEEIYSSASPRPARPHPEWASDPSPRRLEKAYARIDALETTVARLRQRH; encoded by the coding sequence ATGAAGATCCTTCTCGCGCCGAGCAATGTGGCCGACCAGTCGACGTCGATCGCGACGGGCCTGCGGAAGCTCGGACACGACGCGCAGATCTGGAACTACGGGCCGAGCCCGAACGGCTTCCGCGTCGATCGCGAGTTCAATCCCGAGACGGCTGAGGACTACTTCCGCGTGCTGGAAACCAGCATCGAGGAGCACTTCGACGTCTACCACTTCCATACGGCGCGCTCCCTGCTCCCCGCGCGAGGTAGCCTCCCCCAGATGTGGGACCTTCCTCTGCTCCGGGCCCTGGGCAAGCGGATCATCGTCTCCTTCCACGGGTCCGACGTCCGCAAGGCGAGCCACCATGTCGATGACGATCCCTGGAGCTTCTACCGCTTCGCCGACATCCCCTGCGACGAGGAGAAGATCGATACCCGGCTCGCGATCATCCGCACCTACGCCCAAGCGATGACGGTGTCCTCCGTCCTCGACCAGGTCTACGTCCCCGAGGCCGCCTATCTGCCCAAGAGCCTCGACCTCACGGCCTATCCGATGACAGCCCCGCCGAACGGACGGCGCCCCGTCGTCCTCCATGCGACGCGACGGCGCGCCACCAAGGGCACCGACATCATCGAGCAGGAGCTGGAGCGCCTGAGCCGTCGGTTCGATGTGGAGGTGCGGATCATCGAAGGGGCCGGGCACGACGAGCTGCTGCGGGAAATGGCCCAGGCGGACATCGTCGTGGAGAAGCTCCTCGGCGGCGACGCCGGTGTCCTCTCCCTGGAAGCGATGGCCCTGGGGAAAGTTGCTGTCGCCCGGATCCGGGGCGAGGTCCTCGAGCGCCATCCATCGATGCCGGTCGCGAACGCCGACCCCGAGACCTTCGGCGAGGTCATGGCTGACCTCCTGGCCTCGCCCGGACGTCGCGCCGTGCTCGGGGAAGCAGGGCGCGCGTACGTGGAAGCCGAGCATTCCGCCGAGTCCACCGGCCGGCTCCTGGAAGAGATCTACTCCTCTGCATCACCTCGGCCTGCGCGGCCCCATCCGGAGTGGGCGAGCGATCCGTCGCCGCGGCGCCTGGAGAAGGCTTACGCCCGCATCGATGCCTTGGAGACCACGGTCGCGAGGCTCCGACAGCGCCATTGA
- a CDS encoding polysaccharide deacetylase family protein encodes MTTDAGTLSAGEAWIQHEIRRTSFEHAFGGPIDTGGRAAVALRFDHGLANFAQHVLPLVIERGLTVSQAHNPRNWELRENEGVTVEEMNDWIRAGHVEVWNHSASHQGISTPEDVHDEIVASIGEIEEQLPAAAGRVWGFNPPGIPGEDYGGFGKGTTPADWTTPPGLAILAHHAVASGHVSGTTQRLLDGRVRDGLAHVTLDARPVEEIVRRIDAVVRKRRGLQLMLHPSRLGRDGKMSVEELTAVLDHIVELRNQGSLVTLSPYQLLLADSRGDAHPVRP; translated from the coding sequence ATGACGACGGATGCCGGAACGCTCTCCGCGGGCGAGGCATGGATCCAGCATGAGATCCGACGGACCTCGTTCGAGCACGCCTTCGGTGGACCGATCGACACCGGCGGTCGCGCGGCCGTCGCGCTCCGCTTCGACCATGGACTCGCGAACTTCGCACAGCACGTGCTCCCACTCGTCATCGAGCGAGGCCTCACCGTCTCCCAGGCCCACAACCCGAGGAACTGGGAGCTCCGGGAGAACGAGGGCGTCACGGTCGAGGAGATGAATGACTGGATCCGAGCGGGCCATGTCGAGGTGTGGAACCACTCGGCCTCGCACCAGGGGATCTCTACCCCGGAGGATGTCCACGACGAGATCGTCGCGTCGATCGGTGAGATCGAAGAGCAGCTTCCGGCGGCCGCCGGCAGGGTCTGGGGCTTCAATCCCCCGGGCATCCCGGGGGAGGACTACGGCGGCTTCGGAAAGGGGACCACACCTGCGGACTGGACCACGCCACCGGGGCTCGCGATCCTCGCACACCACGCGGTGGCGTCCGGACACGTCTCCGGGACGACTCAGCGGCTGCTCGACGGACGTGTTCGGGATGGTCTCGCCCACGTGACCCTCGATGCACGGCCGGTCGAGGAGATCGTCCGGAGGATCGACGCCGTGGTGCGCAAGCGCCGCGGGTTGCAGCTGATGCTGCATCCCTCGCGATTGGGCCGGGACGGGAAGATGAGCGTCGAGGAACTGACCGCCGTCCTGGACCACATCGTCGAGCTCCGGAATCAGGGTTCGTTGGTGACCCTGTCGCCGTATCAGCTGCTCCTGGCTGATTCTCGCGGTGATGCACACCCCGTGCGACCCTGA